The Gemmatimonadota bacterium genome has a window encoding:
- a CDS encoding adenosylhomocysteinase, whose protein sequence is MESDIRDPDLAEAGAARMAWDARQMPVLRAIKDRFAREQPLRNLRVGVCLHISTKTANLVTAIKAGGADPIVCASNPLSTQDDVAASLVVHHGVPVYAKRGEDSGTFSRHLHTVLNAQPGILLDDGADLVTAAHRDHRRQLDKFIGGTEETTTGVNRLRSMVRNGDLAFPVIAVNDSKTKHLFDNRFGTGQSALDGILRATNTLIAGKTVVVCGYGWCGRGVASRARGLGGQVIVTEVDPVAALEAAMEGFQVLPMGGAAALGDLFITVTGNRGVVRRDHLEAMKDGAMLANAGHFDVEIDVQALDALAVERQSLRSYVEEYVLANGRRLYLLGEGRLVNLVAGEGHPAAVMDLSFANQALAVEHLAARHEKMAPGVHILPDEIDHEIAGLKLASMGLAVDEMTPEQRAYLESWH, encoded by the coding sequence ATGGAATCTGACATCCGGGATCCCGATCTCGCCGAGGCCGGTGCGGCGCGCATGGCATGGGACGCCCGCCAGATGCCGGTCTTGCGCGCGATAAAAGACCGGTTCGCGCGGGAACAGCCACTTCGTAACCTGCGCGTCGGCGTTTGCCTGCACATTTCGACCAAGACGGCCAACCTGGTCACGGCGATCAAGGCGGGCGGCGCGGACCCCATCGTGTGCGCGTCCAATCCCTTGAGCACGCAGGACGACGTGGCGGCCAGCCTGGTCGTGCACCACGGGGTGCCCGTATACGCGAAAAGAGGGGAAGACTCCGGCACCTTCAGCAGGCACCTGCACACCGTGCTGAACGCGCAGCCGGGTATCCTGCTGGACGACGGAGCCGACCTGGTCACCGCGGCGCATCGGGACCACCGCCGGCAACTGGACAAGTTCATCGGCGGAACGGAAGAGACGACCACGGGCGTAAACCGGCTCCGAAGCATGGTCCGGAACGGCGACCTGGCCTTTCCGGTCATCGCGGTCAACGATTCGAAGACCAAGCACCTCTTCGACAACCGGTTCGGTACGGGGCAAAGCGCGCTCGACGGCATCCTCCGGGCCACCAACACGCTGATCGCAGGCAAAACCGTGGTGGTATGCGGCTACGGCTGGTGCGGACGGGGCGTGGCGTCACGGGCCAGGGGGCTGGGCGGCCAGGTCATCGTTACGGAAGTGGACCCCGTCGCGGCCCTGGAAGCCGCCATGGAAGGATTCCAGGTACTGCCCATGGGCGGGGCGGCCGCGCTGGGCGACCTGTTCATCACCGTGACCGGAAACCGCGGGGTCGTGCGCCGCGATCACCTGGAAGCCATGAAAGACGGCGCCATGCTGGCCAACGCCGGACACTTCGACGTGGAAATCGACGTGCAGGCCCTGGACGCCCTCGCGGTCGAGCGACAGTCTCTGCGGTCATACGTGGAGGAATACGTCCTGGCGAACGGCCGGAGACTGTATCTCCTCGGCGAGGGCCGGCTGGTCAACCTGGTAGCCGGCGAGGGACATCCCGCCGCGGTCATGGACCTGTCCTTCGCCAACCAGGCCCTGGCGGTGGAGCACCTCGCGGCCCGGCACGAAAAGATGGCACCCGGCGTACACATCCTGCCGGATGAGATCGACCACGAGATCGCCGGCCTGAAGCTCGCGAGCATGGGACTGGCCGTTGACGAGATGACGCCGGAACAGCGGGCGTACCTGGAGTCGTGGCACTGA
- a CDS encoding MATE family efflux transporter has protein sequence MLDLSRKRLNRTILSLAWPAILENLMHTTVYIVDSIFIGTLGTLAFAAVGQSSMILFTVVFVFYGIGVATGAVVARNLGRGDQKTACEAAGQGIILGTSIGLMVAALGLMFGEDLMVFLGTEPDVVARAQEYMPIVFAFSVLRLFIYTSSGILRAAGDTKTPMWITGVMNVYNIFADWVLIFGIGPFPELGITGAALATGTAYVLGAVLLMFRLFRRHARFRLCGSDIGNIRSEHLRTIIRIAVPNLGEQSVMQCAYFSFMWIVTSLGTTALTAHFMTIRVEMVSFMPVFGLSMAVATVVGQSLGAERPEIAELAVKKAARIGLIAMSALGFIFVAVPGLLVGIYSPSPEVYDLAVLCVRIAALELPTSALLMIYTGAMRGAGDTVSPMLISIFGAIFLRIGMMYVLVIELGWGLPGVWYGTALDWGIRLVIAWFLFRRGRWKRITI, from the coding sequence ATGCTCGACCTCTCCAGAAAACGCCTCAACCGTACCATCCTTTCCCTCGCATGGCCTGCCATACTCGAAAACCTGATGCACACGACGGTGTACATCGTCGACAGCATCTTTATCGGCACCCTCGGAACGCTGGCTTTCGCCGCCGTCGGCCAGAGTTCCATGATCCTCTTTACCGTAGTTTTCGTCTTCTACGGGATCGGGGTGGCAACGGGGGCCGTCGTGGCGAGGAACCTGGGCCGGGGCGACCAGAAGACGGCCTGCGAGGCCGCCGGCCAGGGGATCATACTCGGAACGTCCATCGGTCTGATGGTGGCCGCGCTCGGCCTGATGTTCGGCGAGGACCTCATGGTATTCCTGGGTACGGAGCCGGACGTGGTCGCACGGGCCCAGGAGTACATGCCCATCGTCTTCGCCTTCAGCGTACTGCGTCTTTTCATCTACACCAGCAGCGGGATCCTGCGCGCGGCCGGCGACACCAAGACGCCCATGTGGATCACGGGCGTCATGAACGTGTACAACATCTTCGCCGACTGGGTGCTGATCTTTGGCATCGGACCCTTCCCGGAACTGGGCATAACAGGCGCGGCCCTGGCTACGGGCACGGCCTACGTCCTGGGCGCCGTCCTCCTCATGTTCAGGCTGTTTCGCCGTCACGCCAGATTCAGGCTGTGCGGCAGCGACATCGGGAATATCAGATCCGAGCACCTGCGGACCATCATCCGGATCGCCGTGCCGAATCTCGGCGAACAATCCGTCATGCAATGCGCCTATTTCTCGTTCATGTGGATCGTGACCAGCCTGGGCACGACGGCGCTCACGGCGCATTTCATGACCATACGGGTGGAGATGGTATCCTTCATGCCCGTTTTCGGGCTTTCCATGGCCGTGGCCACCGTGGTCGGACAGAGTCTGGGCGCCGAGCGGCCCGAAATCGCCGAGCTCGCCGTGAAGAAGGCCGCTCGAATCGGCCTGATCGCCATGAGCGCGCTGGGTTTTATCTTCGTCGCCGTACCGGGCCTGCTCGTCGGCATCTACAGCCCGTCGCCGGAAGTGTATGACCTGGCCGTGCTCTGCGTGCGCATCGCCGCCCTCGAACTGCCGACGTCGGCTTTGCTGATGATTTATACAGGCGCCATGCGCGGCGCGGGAGACACGGTGAGTCCCATGCTGATCAGCATCTTCGGCGCGATCTTCCTGCGGATCGGCATGATGTACGTGCTGGTGATCGAACTGGGCTGGGGGTTGCCGGGGGTATGGTACGGTACGGCGCTGGACTGGGGCATCCGCCTGGTGATCGCCTGGTTCCTGTTCCGGCGGGGACGCTGGAAGAGGATAACAATCTAG
- a CDS encoding D-tyrosyl-tRNA(Tyr) deacylase, producing the protein MRVVLQRVSSASVKIDGETTGEIGPGLVLLLGIAKDDAPEDVEYVVNKCAGLRIFGDDQGKMNRSLHDVGGEVLAISQFTLFGDTRKGRRPSFESAAPPEHAEPLYELAVERLRERGIRVATGRFGAYMEVSLVNDGPVTLTVESRR; encoded by the coding sequence ATGCGGGTAGTATTGCAGCGCGTCTCCAGCGCTTCCGTCAAAATCGATGGTGAAACAACCGGAGAAATCGGTCCCGGTCTCGTACTGCTCCTCGGCATAGCGAAGGACGATGCGCCGGAGGACGTGGAATACGTCGTAAACAAATGCGCCGGACTCCGGATTTTCGGCGACGATCAGGGGAAGATGAATCGTTCTCTGCACGACGTGGGGGGCGAGGTACTGGCGATTTCCCAATTTACCCTGTTCGGAGATACCCGCAAGGGCCGAAGGCCCAGTTTCGAAAGCGCCGCGCCGCCGGAACACGCCGAGCCCCTGTATGAGCTAGCGGTCGAACGCCTCAGGGAACGCGGTATACGGGTCGCCACTGGCCGTTTCGGAGCGTACATGGAAGTTTCACTGGTCAACGACGGCCCCGTGACCCTGACCGTCGAGTCCCGCCGATGA
- the maf gene encoding septum formation protein Maf: MKQIVLASSSPRRSSLLRQIGMNIEIVPPDVDESRYSFEGDPSGTAERLALAKAKSAAGRVDARDRLVLGADTVVLFEGEVIGKPKDAKDACAILQKLAGHAHRVLTGFALLDPRTNRAVTAHEWTAVSMRELTDAEIRAYVDTGEPLDKAGSYGAHALGAGLITRVEGCFYNVIGLPLARLLMTLKNFDDLAT, from the coding sequence ATGAAGCAGATCGTCCTGGCCTCTTCCTCGCCCCGTCGGTCCAGCCTGCTCCGGCAGATAGGGATGAATATCGAAATCGTGCCACCGGACGTCGACGAATCCCGGTATTCCTTTGAAGGCGATCCTTCCGGTACGGCGGAACGGCTTGCGCTGGCGAAAGCGAAGAGCGCGGCCGGCCGGGTCGACGCCCGCGACCGTTTGGTACTCGGTGCCGACACGGTGGTCCTGTTCGAGGGCGAGGTCATCGGCAAGCCGAAAGACGCGAAGGACGCCTGCGCCATACTGCAAAAGCTGGCCGGCCATGCTCACCGGGTGCTCACGGGCTTCGCACTGCTGGATCCTCGGACGAACCGGGCGGTGACGGCGCACGAGTGGACGGCGGTCTCTATGCGCGAATTGACCGACGCCGAAATCCGTGCGTACGTGGATACGGGCGAGCCCCTGGACAAGGCGGGATCCTATGGCGCCCATGCCCTGGGCGCCGGTCTCATTACCCGCGTGGAGGGCTGTTTCTACAACGTGATCGGCCTTCCCCTCGCCCGGTTGCTTATGACGCTGAAAAACTTCGATGACCTGGCGACGTGA
- a CDS encoding Gfo/Idh/MocA family oxidoreductase, producing MAKKRLRVALIGCGGNMRGAHVPRIQADGAVEIAAVADTSEEAAQALMDRWGRPVPCYDDYRDMIEGHRLDAVMVSSPHALHYEQVDYALDQGLHALVEKPLTISSSHTRSLIGKAEEKSRILLVSYQRNFMAPHVFARELIRKGAIGELRGVVAYVTQNWGGTRGWRLDPVLSGGGMFLDTGSHLVASTLWITDLKPLEVSAFLDKAGRDVDINMVVAVRFRDGAYGTLNTFGNASRHDERIAIHGSEGSLVFHLHQWQVKSVLLNDEPLKIPARIREDTPDAAFFRMIRTGGKGYEPPHFALAVSQVSEAAYRSVEAGKPVQVAG from the coding sequence ATGGCAAAGAAGCGTCTGCGCGTCGCCCTGATCGGCTGCGGAGGCAACATGCGGGGCGCCCACGTGCCGCGCATCCAGGCCGACGGGGCGGTCGAAATCGCGGCGGTTGCGGATACCTCGGAAGAAGCCGCCCAGGCGTTGATGGACCGATGGGGCCGCCCGGTGCCCTGCTACGACGACTACCGGGACATGATAGAGGGACACCGGCTCGACGCGGTCATGGTGAGTTCTCCCCACGCCCTGCACTACGAGCAGGTGGATTACGCCCTGGATCAAGGTCTGCACGCGCTCGTCGAAAAGCCGCTCACCATCTCGTCCAGCCATACGCGCTCACTGATCGGGAAGGCGGAAGAAAAAAGCCGGATCCTGCTGGTGAGCTACCAGCGCAATTTCATGGCGCCTCATGTCTTTGCCCGGGAGCTGATTCGGAAGGGCGCCATCGGCGAGCTGCGCGGCGTCGTGGCCTACGTTACGCAGAACTGGGGCGGCACGCGCGGGTGGCGGCTCGATCCGGTCCTTTCGGGCGGCGGCATGTTTCTCGACACGGGCAGTCACCTGGTGGCTTCCACGCTGTGGATCACGGATCTCAAGCCCCTCGAGGTGAGCGCTTTCCTGGACAAAGCCGGGAGGGACGTGGATATCAACATGGTGGTGGCGGTGCGGTTCAGGGACGGCGCGTACGGCACGCTGAATACCTTCGGAAACGCTTCCCGGCACGACGAACGCATCGCGATCCACGGCAGCGAAGGAAGCCTGGTCTTCCACCTGCACCAGTGGCAGGTCAAGTCGGTCCTGCTGAACGACGAGCCGCTGAAGATCCCGGCGAGAATCCGGGAGGACACGCCGGACGCCGCGTTCTTCCGCATGATCCGCACCGGCGGGAAGGGGTACGAGCCTCCTCACTTCGCCCTGGCCGTTTCCCAGGTCAGCGAGGCGGCATACCGGTCGGTGGAAGCAGGAAAACCGGTTCAGGTCGCCGGGTAG
- a CDS encoding glucose 1-dehydrogenase, whose product MSATGRLAEKRAVVTGAGRGIGRAIALRLAQEGAHVAAVDIDRESAEATADQIRDDGGIAAALTADLGRVDRIVPMIDEAVSALGRLDILVNNAGRVEIKPFLDLTETEWDQVIDLNLKGTYFCMQAGARQMIRQGDGGRIINMSSISGRHGRADSSAYAASKMAVISITQSAALALADHGILVNALCPGVVATPMWDHIDEDRARLFGYEPGTARARLVEKIPLKRVSEPEEIAAAAVFVASDENTLITGQAINVDGGMEMN is encoded by the coding sequence ATGAGTGCGACAGGGCGTCTGGCGGAGAAGCGGGCGGTCGTCACCGGAGCGGGGCGCGGTATCGGCCGGGCCATCGCGCTGAGACTCGCGCAGGAAGGCGCGCACGTGGCGGCCGTGGACATCGATCGCGAGAGCGCGGAAGCCACGGCGGACCAGATCCGCGACGACGGCGGCATCGCGGCGGCATTGACCGCCGACCTGGGCCGCGTCGACCGCATCGTCCCCATGATCGACGAAGCCGTTTCCGCACTGGGCAGGCTGGATATCCTGGTCAACAACGCGGGACGGGTTGAAATCAAGCCCTTCCTCGATCTGACCGAGACGGAATGGGACCAGGTCATCGATCTCAATCTGAAGGGGACGTACTTCTGCATGCAGGCGGGGGCCCGACAGATGATCCGTCAGGGTGACGGTGGCCGCATCATCAACATGTCCTCCATCTCGGGCAGACACGGCCGGGCCGATTCGAGCGCATACGCCGCCAGCAAGATGGCCGTCATCAGCATCACGCAGTCCGCGGCCCTGGCGCTGGCGGATCACGGGATCCTGGTCAACGCGCTGTGCCCGGGCGTCGTGGCCACACCCATGTGGGACCACATCGACGAGGACCGCGCCCGCCTGTTCGGATACGAGCCGGGAACGGCCCGCGCACGGTTAGTGGAGAAAATACCCCTCAAGAGGGTCTCCGAGCCGGAGGAGATCGCCGCCGCGGCGGTCTTCGTCGCATCCGATGAAAACACGCTGATCACCGGCCAGGCGATCAATGTCGACGGCGGCATGGAAATGAACTGA